A genomic region of Enterobacter hormaechei ATCC 49162 contains the following coding sequences:
- a CDS encoding non-oxidative hydroxyarylic acid decarboxylases subunit B, which yields MRLIVGMTGATGAPLGVALLQALREMPEVETHLVMTKWAKTTIELETPFTAHDVAALADVVHSPADQAATISSGSFRTDGMIVIPCSMKTLAGIRAGYAEGLVGRAADVVLKEGRKLVLVPRETPLSTIHLENMLALSRMGVAMVPPMPAYYNHPQTADDITQHIVTRVLDQFGLEHKKARRWEGLQAAKHFSQENKDGI from the coding sequence ATGAGATTGATTGTGGGAATGACGGGCGCGACGGGTGCGCCATTAGGCGTGGCGTTGTTGCAGGCGCTGCGGGAAATGCCGGAGGTGGAAACGCACCTGGTGATGACGAAGTGGGCAAAAACCACGATTGAGCTGGAAACGCCCTTCACTGCGCATGACGTTGCTGCACTGGCGGATGTCGTCCACAGTCCGGCCGATCAGGCTGCCACCATCTCCTCCGGCTCGTTTCGCACCGACGGCATGATCGTCATCCCGTGCAGCATGAAAACGCTGGCGGGGATCCGCGCGGGCTACGCCGAAGGGCTGGTAGGGCGTGCGGCAGACGTGGTGCTGAAAGAGGGACGCAAGCTGGTGCTGGTTCCCCGCGAGACGCCGCTCAGCACCATTCATCTTGAGAACATGCTTGCCCTTTCCCGCATGGGCGTGGCGATGGTGCCGCCTATGCCTGCGTACTACAACCACCCGCAAACCGCCGATGACATTACCCAGCATATCGTGACCCGCGTTCTCGACCAGTTTGGTCTGGAGCATAAAAAAGCCCGACGCTGGGAAGGTTTGCAGGCAGCGAAACATTTTTCACAGGAGAATAAAGATGGCATTTGA
- a CDS encoding non-oxidative hydroxyarylic acid decarboxylases subunit C yields the protein MAFDDLRSFLQALDEQGQLLKIEEEVNAEPDLAAAANATGRIGDGAPALWFDNIRGFTDARVVMNTIGSWQNHAISMGLPANTSVKKQIDEFIRRWDKFPVTPERRANPAWAQNTVDGEDINLFDILPLFRLNDGDGGFYLDKACVVSRDPLDPDHFGKQNVGIYRMEVKGKRKLGLQPVPMHDIALHLHKAEERGEDLPIAITLGNDPIITLMGATPLKYDQSEYEMAGALRESPYPIATAPLTGFDVPWGSEVILEGVIEGRKREIEGPFGEFTGHYSGGRNMTVVRIDKVSYRTKPIFESLYLGMPWTEIDYLMGPATCVPLYQQLKAEFPEVQAVNAMYTHGLLAIISTKKRYGGFARAVGLRAMTTPHGLGYVKMVIMVDEDVDPFNLPQVMWALSSKVNPAGDLVQLPNMSVLELDPGSSPAGITDKLIIDATTPVAPDNRGHYSQPVQDLPETKAWAEKLTAMLAARQ from the coding sequence ATGGCATTTGATGATTTGAGAAGCTTCTTGCAGGCGCTCGATGAGCAAGGGCAGCTGCTGAAAATTGAGGAAGAGGTAAACGCGGAGCCGGATTTAGCGGCGGCCGCCAACGCTACCGGGCGCATTGGCGATGGCGCGCCTGCGCTGTGGTTCGATAATATTCGCGGCTTCACCGATGCCCGAGTGGTGATGAACACCATCGGCTCGTGGCAAAACCACGCCATTTCGATGGGGCTGCCAGCGAATACTTCGGTGAAAAAACAGATCGACGAGTTTATTCGTCGCTGGGACAAATTCCCCGTCACGCCAGAGCGTCGTGCCAATCCTGCCTGGGCGCAGAACACGGTGGACGGAGAAGATATCAACCTGTTCGACATTTTGCCGCTGTTCCGCCTGAACGACGGTGACGGGGGCTTTTATCTCGATAAAGCGTGCGTTGTCTCCCGCGATCCGCTCGACCCCGACCACTTCGGCAAGCAGAACGTCGGCATTTACCGTATGGAAGTGAAGGGCAAGCGTAAGCTCGGCCTGCAACCGGTGCCGATGCATGATATTGCGCTGCATCTGCATAAGGCAGAAGAGCGTGGCGAAGACCTGCCCATTGCCATTACGCTGGGTAACGATCCGATCATCACCCTGATGGGCGCCACGCCGCTGAAATACGATCAATCCGAGTATGAGATGGCTGGCGCGCTACGCGAAAGCCCGTATCCGATTGCGACGGCTCCGCTGACCGGTTTTGATGTGCCGTGGGGGTCGGAAGTGATCCTGGAAGGGGTGATTGAAGGCCGGAAACGTGAAATTGAAGGACCATTCGGTGAGTTTACCGGACACTACTCTGGCGGGCGCAACATGACCGTTGTGCGCATTGATAAAGTCTCTTACCGCACCAAACCCATTTTCGAATCTCTCTACCTGGGGATGCCTTGGACCGAGATTGATTATCTGATGGGACCCGCCACCTGCGTGCCGCTCTATCAGCAACTGAAGGCGGAATTCCCGGAAGTGCAGGCGGTAAACGCCATGTACACCCACGGTCTGCTGGCAATTATCTCCACTAAAAAGCGTTACGGCGGTTTTGCCCGTGCGGTCGGGCTACGCGCCATGACCACACCGCACGGTCTGGGTTACGTGAAGATGGTGATTATGGTGGATGAAGATGTCGATCCGTTTAACCTGCCGCAGGTCATGTGGGCGCTTTCATCGAAGGTTAATCCGGCGGGCGATCTGGTGCAGCTTCCGAATATGTCTGTGCTGGAACTTGACCCTGGCTCCAGCCCGGCGGGGATCACCGACAAGCTGATCATTGATGCCACCACCCCTGTTGCCCCGGACAACCGTGGTCACTACAGCCAGCCGGTACAGGACCTCCCTGAAACCAAAGCCTGGGCCGAAAAACTGACCGCGATGCTGGCAGCACGTCAATAA
- a CDS encoding non-oxidative hydroxyarylic acid decarboxylases subunit D: MICPRCADEHIEVMATSPVKGVWTVYQCQHCLYTWRDTEPLRRTSREHYPEAFRMTQKDIDEAPQVPTIPPLL; this comes from the coding sequence ATGATTTGTCCACGTTGTGCCGATGAACATATTGAAGTAATGGCAACATCACCGGTGAAAGGTGTCTGGACGGTATATCAGTGCCAGCACTGTCTGTATACCTGGCGCGATACCGAACCGCTACGCCGTACCAGCCGCGAGCATTACCCGGAAGCCTTCCGCATGACGCAGAAGGATATTGATGAGGCGCCGCAGGTGCCAACAATCCCGCCGCTGCTGTAA
- the mutS gene encoding DNA mismatch repair protein MutS, with protein sequence MSTIDNFDAHTPMMQQYLKLKAQHPEILLFYRMGDFYELFYDDAKRASQLLDISLTKRGASAGEPIPMAGIPHHAVENYLAKLVNQGESVAICEQIGDPATSKGPVERKVVRIVTPGTISDEALLQERQDNLLAAIWQDGKGFGYATLDISSGRFRLSEPADRETMAAELQRTNPAELLYAEDFAEMALIEGRRGLRRRPLWEFEIDTARQQLNLQFGTRDLIGFGVENAPRGLCAAGCLLQYVKDTQRTALPHIRSITMERQQDSIIMDAATRRNLEITQNLAGGIENTLASVLDSTVTPMGSRMLKRWLHMPIRNTDTLIGRQQTIAALQDRYTELQPVLRQVGDLERILARLALRTARPRDLARMRHAFQQLPELRAQLGEIDSAPVQKLRETMGEFTELRELLERAIIDAPPVLVRDGGVIAPGYNEELDEWRALADGATDYLDKLEIRERERLGLDTLKVGYNAVHGYYIQISRGQSHLAPIHYVRRQTLKNAERYIIPELKEYEDKVLTSKGKALALEKQLYDELFDILMPHLADLQLSAAALAELDVLVNLAERADTLNYTCPAFTDKPGIRITEGRHPVVEQVLNEPFIANPLNLSPQRRMLIITGPNMGGKSTYMRQTALIALLAYIGSYVPAQKVEIGPVDRIFTRVGAADDLASGRSTFMVEMTETANILHNATENSLVLMDEVGRGTSTYDGLSLAWACAESLANKIKALTLFATHYFELTQLPEKMEGVANVHLDALEHGDTIAFMHTVQDGAASKSYGLAVAALAGVPKEVIKRARQKLRELESLSPNAAATQIDGTQMSLLAAPEETSPAVEALENLDPDSLTPRQALEWIYRLKSLV encoded by the coding sequence ATGAGCACAATCGACAATTTCGACGCACATACGCCGATGATGCAGCAGTATCTGAAGCTGAAGGCACAGCATCCGGAAATTCTGCTGTTTTACCGTATGGGCGATTTTTACGAGCTTTTTTATGACGATGCGAAACGTGCATCTCAGCTGCTCGACATTTCCCTGACGAAACGTGGCGCGTCGGCAGGTGAGCCAATCCCGATGGCGGGCATCCCGCATCACGCGGTTGAAAACTATCTGGCGAAGCTGGTGAACCAGGGCGAGTCTGTCGCCATCTGCGAACAAATTGGTGACCCGGCAACGTCCAAAGGCCCCGTTGAGCGCAAGGTCGTGCGTATCGTCACGCCGGGCACCATCAGCGATGAAGCCCTGCTTCAGGAGCGTCAGGATAACCTGCTGGCGGCGATCTGGCAGGACGGTAAAGGGTTTGGCTACGCCACGCTGGATATCAGCTCCGGTCGTTTTCGCCTGAGCGAACCGGCTGACCGTGAAACCATGGCGGCTGAACTACAGCGCACCAATCCGGCAGAACTGCTTTATGCAGAGGATTTCGCCGAGATGGCGCTGATCGAAGGTCGCCGCGGCCTGCGTCGTCGCCCACTGTGGGAGTTCGAAATTGATACCGCGCGCCAGCAGCTCAACCTGCAATTTGGCACGCGCGATTTGATTGGCTTTGGTGTGGAAAATGCCCCGCGCGGGCTGTGTGCCGCTGGCTGCCTGTTGCAGTACGTTAAGGATACGCAGCGCACCGCCCTGCCCCATATCCGTTCCATTACCATGGAGCGTCAGCAGGACAGCATCATCATGGATGCCGCCACGCGCCGCAACCTGGAGATCACTCAGAACCTCGCGGGCGGCATTGAAAACACGCTGGCGTCGGTTCTCGACAGCACGGTTACCCCTATGGGCAGCCGTATGCTCAAACGCTGGCTGCATATGCCGATCCGCAACACCGACACGCTGATCGGCCGCCAGCAAACCATTGCCGCATTGCAGGATCGTTACACCGAATTGCAGCCGGTGCTGCGTCAGGTGGGCGATCTTGAGCGTATTCTTGCGCGCCTGGCATTGCGCACCGCGCGTCCACGCGATCTCGCCCGTATGCGTCACGCTTTCCAGCAGTTGCCGGAACTGCGCGCACAGCTGGGAGAGATCGACAGCGCGCCGGTGCAAAAGCTGCGCGAAACCATGGGCGAGTTTACCGAGCTTCGCGAACTGCTGGAACGCGCCATCATTGATGCGCCGCCTGTTCTGGTGCGGGATGGCGGGGTTATTGCTCCGGGTTACAACGAAGAGCTGGACGAATGGCGTGCGCTGGCCGATGGCGCGACGGATTATCTTGATAAGCTGGAAATCCGCGAGCGTGAACGTCTGGGGCTAGACACCCTGAAAGTCGGCTACAACGCGGTACACGGTTACTATATTCAGATCAGCCGTGGGCAGAGCCACCTGGCCCCGATTCACTACGTTCGCCGCCAGACGCTGAAAAATGCCGAGCGCTACATTATTCCCGAACTGAAAGAGTACGAGGACAAAGTGCTCACGTCGAAGGGTAAAGCGCTGGCGCTGGAGAAGCAGCTGTATGACGAGCTGTTCGACATCCTGATGCCGCACCTGGCTGACCTGCAACTGAGCGCCGCTGCGCTGGCCGAGCTGGATGTCCTGGTTAACCTGGCCGAGCGCGCCGATACGCTGAACTACACCTGTCCAGCCTTTACTGACAAACCCGGCATTCGCATTACCGAAGGCCGCCACCCGGTGGTTGAGCAGGTGCTGAACGAGCCGTTTATTGCCAACCCGCTGAACCTGTCACCACAGCGAAGAATGCTGATCATTACCGGCCCCAATATGGGCGGTAAAAGTACCTATATGCGCCAGACAGCCCTTATCGCGCTGCTCGCCTACATTGGCAGCTATGTTCCGGCGCAGAAGGTTGAGATTGGCCCTGTCGATCGTATTTTTACCCGTGTGGGTGCGGCAGACGATCTTGCGAGCGGTCGCTCTACCTTTATGGTCGAGATGACCGAAACCGCCAACATTCTGCATAACGCGACAGAAAACAGCCTGGTGTTGATGGACGAAGTAGGACGCGGCACCTCCACCTATGACGGCCTGTCTCTGGCCTGGGCGTGTGCGGAAAGCCTGGCGAATAAAATCAAGGCGCTGACGCTGTTCGCGACGCACTATTTCGAACTGACACAGCTGCCAGAAAAAATGGAAGGTGTGGCTAACGTCCACCTTGATGCGCTTGAGCACGGCGACACCATCGCCTTTATGCACACGGTGCAGGACGGCGCGGCAAGCAAGAGTTATGGCCTGGCCGTCGCCGCGCTGGCGGGCGTGCCGAAAGAGGTGATCAAACGCGCGCGTCAGAAATTGCGTGAGCTGGAAAGCTTGTCACCGAATGCGGCTGCTACGCAGATAGATGGTACGCAGATGTCACTGCTGGCGGCCCCGGAGGAGACCTCTCCAGCCGTGGAAGCGCTGGAAAATCTCGACCCGGATTCACTAACGCCGCGTCAGGCGCTGGAGTGGATTTACCGGTTGAAGAGTCTGGTTTAG
- a CDS encoding SymE family type I addiction module toxin: MQEIAIAKPYRHLKVGYFRKRHEDRKTKIPKRYSVHAALSLKGDWLEKAGFTTNSQVRVGVEHGKIIIELMAEDAS; this comes from the coding sequence ATGCAAGAGATCGCAATCGCCAAACCCTACCGTCACTTGAAAGTGGGTTACTTCAGAAAACGTCATGAAGACCGTAAAACGAAGATCCCAAAACGGTACAGCGTACACGCTGCGCTGAGCCTGAAAGGCGACTGGCTTGAAAAAGCGGGATTTACCACCAACTCGCAGGTTCGGGTGGGCGTCGAGCACGGGAAAATCATCATTGAATTAATGGCGGAAGATGCCTCGTAA
- a CDS encoding nitrous oxide-stimulated promoter family protein, with protein sequence MSGKRILREKKTIARMIALYENRCPQAIKEEGHYPALNAYADKRLDKCVFGEEKPACKQCPVHCYQPARREEMKQVMRWAGPRMLWRHPILTIRHLIDDRRPVPELPEKYRPKK encoded by the coding sequence ATGTCCGGTAAACGTATTTTACGAGAAAAAAAGACGATCGCCAGAATGATCGCCCTGTACGAAAACAGGTGTCCGCAAGCCATAAAAGAAGAGGGGCACTATCCGGCGCTTAATGCGTATGCCGATAAGCGGCTGGATAAATGCGTGTTTGGTGAGGAAAAACCCGCCTGCAAACAGTGCCCGGTGCACTGCTATCAGCCCGCCAGACGGGAAGAGATGAAGCAGGTGATGCGCTGGGCAGGGCCACGTATGTTATGGCGTCATCCGATTCTGACCATCCGTCATCTGATCGACGATCGCCGTCCGGTTCCGGAATTACCGGAAAAGTATCGGCCCAAAAAATAA
- a CDS encoding MDR family MFS transporter, with the protein MPLRPAATLWPPVLLGSQFVFNIGFYAVVPFLAIFLRDDMLLSGGLIGLVLGLRTFSQQGMFIVGGALSDRFGAKSVILSGCIVRVAGYLLLAFGQSLWPIILGACLTGVGGALFSPSIEALLAKAGTQSEAKGKRSRAEWFALFAVCGELGAVLGPVMGALLTGLGFRQVALAGAGIFIVALIVLFFCLPAAHHSTKPLKILPWWTTFRQPRFVAFIIAYSSWLLSYNQLYLALPVEIQRAGGNEKDLGPLFMLASVLIIVLQLPLARFARKVGAVRILPVGFLLLSAAFATVALFAATAPPEGWLRLLPSASLVTLLTLGQMLLVPSAKDLIPLFAEESTLGAHYGALSTAGGVAVLAGNLALGGLLDKALVPSTQAIYPWLLLAVFPLCSAIALSVICRPLRR; encoded by the coding sequence ATGCCTCTTCGCCCTGCCGCCACCCTCTGGCCGCCCGTTCTGCTGGGCAGCCAGTTTGTGTTTAATATCGGCTTTTACGCAGTCGTCCCCTTCCTGGCGATCTTCTTACGTGACGATATGCTGCTCTCCGGCGGGCTGATTGGGCTGGTGCTGGGGCTGCGCACTTTTTCCCAGCAGGGGATGTTTATTGTCGGCGGTGCGCTTTCAGACCGGTTTGGCGCGAAGAGCGTGATCCTCAGCGGCTGCATTGTCCGTGTGGCGGGTTATCTGCTGCTGGCCTTCGGGCAATCTCTGTGGCCCATTATTCTGGGGGCCTGTCTGACGGGCGTCGGAGGTGCGCTGTTCTCACCGTCGATAGAAGCCCTGCTGGCCAAAGCGGGAACGCAAAGCGAGGCGAAAGGTAAACGCAGCCGCGCGGAGTGGTTTGCGCTGTTCGCGGTGTGCGGTGAACTCGGCGCCGTACTCGGCCCGGTGATGGGCGCCCTGCTGACGGGGCTGGGTTTTCGTCAGGTTGCGCTCGCTGGTGCCGGGATATTTATCGTTGCGCTCATCGTGCTCTTTTTCTGCCTGCCTGCGGCGCATCACAGCACGAAGCCGCTGAAAATTCTGCCCTGGTGGACGACGTTTCGTCAGCCGCGTTTCGTCGCCTTTATCATTGCCTACAGTTCATGGCTGTTAAGCTATAACCAGCTTTATCTGGCGCTGCCGGTGGAGATCCAGCGCGCCGGGGGTAACGAAAAAGACCTGGGGCCGCTGTTTATGCTGGCCTCGGTGCTGATTATTGTTCTGCAATTGCCTCTCGCCCGCTTCGCCCGAAAGGTTGGCGCGGTGAGGATCTTACCGGTGGGCTTTTTGCTGCTCTCCGCCGCGTTTGCCACCGTGGCGCTCTTTGCCGCGACAGCGCCGCCGGAGGGCTGGCTGCGCCTGCTGCCCTCTGCAAGCCTTGTTACGCTTTTAACGCTCGGACAGATGCTGCTGGTGCCGTCGGCAAAAGATTTGATCCCACTTTTTGCCGAGGAGTCAACGCTTGGGGCGCACTATGGCGCGCTCTCAACCGCTGGCGGCGTCGCGGTACTGGCGGGGAATTTAGCGTTAGGGGGCCTGCTGGACAAGGCGCTGGTGCCCTCAACGCAAGCCATTTACCCCTGGCTGTTGCTGGCGGTATTTCCGCTGTGCAGCGCCATCGCCCTGAGCGTGATTTGTCGCCCACTGCGGCGCTGA
- a CDS encoding ABC transporter ATP-binding protein gives MSICADNITWKVGKKVIVNNVSLKVARGETVGLLGPNGCGKSSLLRILAGLRRPDAGCVTLDGQDIARIAKKQLARRVAFVEQHGMTDANMRVRDVVKLGRIPHHSPFSNWSAQDDETVTAALQRVDMLDRSEQGWQSLSGGERQRVHIARALAQTPTEILLDEPTNHLDIHHQMQLMQLISELPVTSIVAIHDLNHASMFCDSLIVMQQGQIVATGTPQEILSEALLWDVFRVKTRIEISPYHGKKHIHFIV, from the coding sequence ATGAGCATCTGCGCCGACAATATCACCTGGAAGGTAGGCAAAAAAGTCATCGTCAATAACGTGTCGCTCAAGGTGGCGCGGGGTGAAACGGTGGGTCTGCTCGGCCCTAACGGCTGCGGTAAATCTTCGCTGTTGCGCATTCTGGCGGGTCTGCGCCGCCCGGATGCCGGGTGCGTAACGCTGGACGGACAGGACATTGCCCGTATTGCCAAAAAGCAGCTGGCGCGCCGCGTGGCGTTTGTGGAACAGCACGGGATGACCGACGCCAATATGCGGGTGCGCGACGTCGTGAAACTGGGGCGTATTCCGCACCATTCTCCCTTCTCGAACTGGAGCGCGCAGGATGACGAAACCGTCACCGCCGCCCTGCAACGTGTGGATATGCTGGATCGCAGCGAACAAGGCTGGCAGAGCTTATCCGGCGGCGAACGTCAGCGGGTACATATCGCCCGCGCGCTGGCGCAAACGCCCACCGAGATCCTGCTGGATGAACCAACCAACCATCTGGACATTCATCATCAAATGCAGCTGATGCAGCTTATCAGTGAGCTGCCAGTGACCAGCATCGTCGCCATCCACGATCTTAACCACGCGTCCATGTTCTGTGACTCGCTGATTGTGATGCAGCAAGGGCAGATTGTGGCGACCGGAACGCCGCAGGAAATCTTATCCGAGGCGTTACTCTGGGATGTGTTCAGAGTGAAAACCAGAATCGAGATCTCGCCGTACCACGGCAAAAAGCACATCCATTTCATCGTGTAA
- a CDS encoding FecCD family ABC transporter permease, whose amino-acid sequence MTAAVLQARQGLFLTTSALLAVVLLFLVIALGVSVGELSIPLSNVFYAIGNKLGLTDVPLNRIYESVIWDFRLSRALVAACCGAGLAICGAVLQSLLKNALAEPYVLGVSAGASTGAVSVVVLGIGTGAVSLSAGAFAGAFAAFAFVAFLTNGARGGNERTILAGVAASQLFNAITAYTISTSASAQQARDVMFWLLGSFSGVRWPEFQLALVVVLAGLAVCLYYSRALDAFTFGDDAAASLGIAVPWVRLALFTTTALITATIVSMAGSIGFVGLVVPHLMRFLFGPLHRTLLIASALAGAILMVLADIASRMLIAPQSLPVGVVTALVGVPFFAVIIYRSRNK is encoded by the coding sequence ATGACGGCAGCCGTACTTCAGGCCCGACAGGGCCTGTTTCTGACCACCTCTGCTCTGCTTGCCGTCGTCCTGCTGTTTCTTGTGATAGCCCTCGGCGTGAGCGTCGGTGAGCTGTCGATTCCGCTCTCCAACGTCTTTTACGCCATTGGTAATAAGCTGGGGCTGACCGACGTTCCGCTCAACCGTATCTATGAAAGCGTTATCTGGGACTTTCGTCTCAGCCGCGCGCTGGTGGCGGCCTGCTGCGGGGCCGGGTTAGCCATCTGCGGCGCCGTGCTGCAAAGCCTTTTGAAGAACGCGCTGGCGGAACCTTACGTGCTCGGCGTGTCTGCTGGCGCGTCCACGGGTGCAGTGTCGGTCGTCGTTCTGGGCATCGGCACCGGCGCGGTGTCGCTCTCTGCGGGCGCGTTTGCTGGCGCTTTTGCGGCGTTTGCCTTCGTCGCCTTCCTGACCAACGGCGCACGTGGCGGCAATGAACGCACGATCCTGGCGGGCGTGGCGGCCTCTCAGCTGTTTAACGCCATTACCGCCTACACCATCAGCACTTCTGCCAGCGCACAACAGGCGCGTGACGTGATGTTCTGGCTGCTGGGCAGCTTTAGCGGCGTGCGCTGGCCAGAATTCCAGCTGGCGCTGGTTGTCGTGCTGGCGGGCCTTGCCGTCTGTCTTTACTATTCCCGGGCGCTGGACGCCTTTACCTTTGGTGATGACGCCGCCGCCTCGTTGGGCATTGCCGTACCCTGGGTGCGCCTGGCCTTGTTCACCACCACCGCGCTGATCACCGCGACCATCGTCAGTATGGCGGGGTCTATTGGTTTTGTCGGACTGGTGGTGCCGCACCTCATGCGTTTCCTGTTCGGGCCGCTGCACCGTACGCTGCTGATAGCCAGCGCGCTGGCGGGGGCGATCCTGATGGTGCTGGCCGACATCGCCTCGCGGATGCTGATTGCCCCGCAAAGCCTGCCGGTTGGCGTCGTTACCGCACTGGTGGGCGTGCCGTTCTTCGCCGTGATTATCTACCGCTCAAGGAATAAGTGA
- a CDS encoding ABC transporter substrate-binding protein, whose product MKKVLCALGLAVASMSTALATTYPLTIENCGYKETFTKAPERVVALGQNTVEILLLLGLEDKVKASAFWPTKVLPQLAEQNAKIKTLTVEIPTLESILAQNPDFVPAQLPLLLGPESKVAKREDLATVGVNSYLSPGMCATKKAAGDMYGSRQALWDMTYLYKEIEDFAKIFNVEARGQAVIADFKKREADLRQEFGKNKKDLSFVFWFSSSSPSADAYVGGKNSASGFIANVLGGHNAITSESEWPTVGWESIIAANPDVIVVSSLDRNRWALDNAEEKIKFLKSDPAVSQLDAVKKGHIVVMDGQAMNPTIRTLYGAEQVGEQLRKLGLN is encoded by the coding sequence ATGAAAAAGGTTCTCTGCGCGTTAGGCCTGGCGGTGGCATCAATGAGTACAGCTCTGGCTACCACGTATCCGCTCACGATAGAAAACTGCGGATATAAAGAGACGTTCACCAAAGCGCCGGAACGCGTCGTGGCCCTGGGTCAGAATACCGTCGAGATCCTGCTTCTGCTGGGTCTGGAAGATAAGGTGAAAGCCAGCGCCTTCTGGCCGACCAAAGTATTGCCGCAGCTGGCTGAGCAGAATGCAAAAATCAAAACCCTGACCGTCGAAATTCCGACGCTTGAATCCATCCTTGCGCAAAACCCTGATTTTGTTCCTGCACAGCTGCCGCTGCTGCTCGGACCGGAAAGTAAGGTCGCAAAACGCGAAGACCTGGCCACCGTTGGCGTAAACAGCTATTTATCCCCGGGCATGTGCGCCACCAAAAAAGCCGCAGGGGACATGTACGGCAGCCGCCAGGCGCTGTGGGACATGACCTACCTTTATAAAGAGATTGAAGATTTCGCGAAGATTTTCAACGTGGAAGCGCGCGGTCAGGCCGTTATCGCCGATTTCAAAAAACGTGAAGCCGACCTGCGCCAGGAATTTGGCAAAAACAAAAAAGACCTCTCCTTTGTGTTCTGGTTCTCAAGCTCCTCGCCGTCGGCTGATGCCTATGTCGGCGGCAAAAACAGCGCCTCCGGCTTTATTGCTAACGTGCTGGGTGGTCATAACGCCATTACCTCAGAATCCGAATGGCCGACCGTGGGCTGGGAAAGCATTATTGCCGCAAATCCGGACGTGATTGTGGTCTCCAGCCTGGATCGTAACCGCTGGGCGCTGGATAACGCGGAAGAAAAAATCAAATTTCTCAAAAGCGACCCTGCCGTCAGCCAGCTTGATGCTGTCAAAAAAGGCCATATCGTCGTGATGGACGGCCAGGCCATGAACCCGACCATCCGTACGCTTTACGGTGCTGAGCAGGTCGGTGAACAGCTCAGAAAACTGGGACTGAACTGA